GCATCTGTATTTCGTTCTTCAATAACATCTCCCAGTATAAAAGATCCACCTTGTATATGAACCATTTCAGGTTGATAAGGCTTTGAGCTTTTTAGAAAGAGAGAACAGCTAGAGAGAAGGATAAGAATGGAGGAGAAAAGTAAGGGTCTAGGGTTCATTAAATACTAATTAGATAGTATTAGAATACGATTATTTTCATAAAGATGGAATGAAAGCTAAATTCAGATAGTTATAATCGAGTAAGAATATCATCTTAGATAAGCTAAGTAATTGATAAGTATGAGTATTTTGAATAAAGAAATTCTGGAACATTTAAGAGAACTTTCTAAGGATGAAAGTTCATTTTCCAATTTAAAGGAATTATTTGCCGAGTTAGAGAAAAAAGCGGTTAGTTATAAATTCCAGCTTGAGCTACTTGAAAACGCAATTCGCAACGATTACGATTCCATTCTTATCACGGAATTAGACCTTGAAAAGCCAGGTCCGAAAATTGTATATGTGAATGATGGTTTCACTGAAATGACTGGCTACCTTCCTGAGGAAGTAATAGGTAAAACTCCAAGAATACTTCAAGGTCCTAAAACCGATCGAGCTATCCTTGATCGACTCAAAAGAAGGTTAATCGAAGGTCAGGCGTTTTTTGGTCATAGCATTAATTATCGTAAAGATGGTACAGAGTTTATAAACCAATGGGATATTCATCCTCTATTCAATAAAGAAGGAGAAGTAACTCATTGGGTATCCTATCAAAGGGATGTAACGGAGAAAAAGGAAACAGCAAAAGCTATCTTCAATACAGATTTTGATGAATTACTTAGAAGAGCCGAAGAATTCACACTCAAGTTCTCCTATGCTGAAGATGGATTAACAATTACTTGTAAATACATTACTGAAGGTTTTGAAGACCTTACCGGACTTAACAAAGAAATCATTTTCAATGAAGGGATAAGTTCAGTTCTTCATGATGATGACAAGGATAAGATCTCTTCTGCACTAAAAAGAGCTTTTAATGGAGAATCACTCACTGAGTACTGTAGATACAGGACTTCTGAAGGCGAATATCTTCCTGTGCTTCAATCATTCAAACCAATAATGGATGATGATATCGGTGAAGTTGGTTCAGTTAAGTCTGTTGCTAAGCTAGAACTCAAAGAAAGCTAATCGGTTTTTTGAAATTTTTCAGCCCTAACTAGCAAGTTGGGGCTTTTTTATTTCTGTATATTTGGTTCATGAATATCATTGAGAAACAAGATCGCATTGCTAGGGAGTTCAACCTTTTTGAAGATTGGACAGAGCGATACAAGCATATCATAAAATTAGGTTCAAAACTTGAGCCATTACCTGAGAAAGACCACATTGATGAAAACCTGGTTAAGGGATGCCAAAGCAAAGTTTGGCTTACAGCTTCTCTTGAAGAAAATAAGGTTATTTTTAAAGCGGATAGTGATGCAGCAATCACGAAAGGCCTCGTTTCTTTAATGGTTCGTTTTTACTCGGGGCACACTCCGGATGAGATTATTCAAACAAATCCGGATTTTATTTCCAGGATTGGAATGGCTGAGCATCTTTCCCCTACGCGGGCAAATGGATTAGCTTCTATGGTTAAGC
This genomic window from Balneola sp. contains:
- a CDS encoding PAS domain S-box protein; the encoded protein is MSILNKEILEHLRELSKDESSFSNLKELFAELEKKAVSYKFQLELLENAIRNDYDSILITELDLEKPGPKIVYVNDGFTEMTGYLPEEVIGKTPRILQGPKTDRAILDRLKRRLIEGQAFFGHSINYRKDGTEFINQWDIHPLFNKEGEVTHWVSYQRDVTEKKETAKAIFNTDFDELLRRAEEFTLKFSYAEDGLTITCKYITEGFEDLTGLNKEIIFNEGISSVLHDDDKDKISSALKRAFNGESLTEYCRYRTSEGEYLPVLQSFKPIMDDDIGEVGSVKSVAKLELKES
- a CDS encoding SufE family protein, with protein sequence MNIIEKQDRIAREFNLFEDWTERYKHIIKLGSKLEPLPEKDHIDENLVKGCQSKVWLTASLEENKVIFKADSDAAITKGLVSLMVRFYSGHTPDEIIQTNPDFISRIGMAEHLSPTRANGLASMVKQMKIYAMAFKTKLAS